One stretch of Candidatus Leptovillus gracilis DNA includes these proteins:
- a CDS encoding DUF3307 domain-containing protein, with protein MTTFPILLLAHLIADFPLQTNRIYILKTRGNKGLALHVAIHLLVAAMLMQRPWQHIPLLVVYGIIHFAVDWFKVHKSGVKQTPGFLLDQLAHFVTIAMLSLAQPNLIALLPLWLVWAGVILALAPALLMTLWVMANDLRPTLPHNRTVNWASHRLLPLSQKIGSVFVLSLLVMTLLTAV; from the coding sequence ATGACCACATTTCCCATTTTGCTGTTGGCCCATTTAATCGCTGATTTCCCCCTACAAACCAACCGCATTTACATCTTAAAGACGCGGGGAAATAAAGGATTGGCGCTGCACGTCGCCATTCACCTCCTGGTAGCGGCGATGCTTATGCAACGGCCGTGGCAGCACATCCCCCTGCTTGTTGTCTATGGCATCATCCATTTTGCCGTAGATTGGTTCAAGGTCCACAAATCCGGCGTGAAGCAAACGCCAGGATTTTTGCTGGACCAATTGGCCCATTTTGTCACCATCGCCATGTTGAGCCTGGCGCAGCCCAACCTGATCGCCCTGCTGCCGCTTTGGCTGGTCTGGGCAGGCGTCATCCTGGCGTTAGCTCCGGCGCTGCTCATGACCTTGTGGGTGATGGCCAACGATCTGCGCCCCACCCTGCCACATAATCGAACTGTCAACTGGGCCAGCCATCGTCTGCTGCCCCTCTCGCAGAAGATTGGCTCGGTGTTTGTGCTGAGCTTGCTGGTGATGACATTGTTAACGGCCGTTTAG
- a CDS encoding PAS domain S-box protein produces MRDSTLTTQVIWRVVALVILTAAATGLPLLWLTQQQNMAQAWRLVEQGHNTARATLRAEQSDLAQLALLIAQRPTLRAFVVQPLDDPEAFAAYGRTLQTGAGLDALLVCDGNGRSLAQTPLDWCSAPIPNGYYVDVAGLVWLTAVSHIESDAGRLGRVVVALAVDDAFSRRLQGDTELEQIVLWQGTAVASSLTADRTDESITAGNEGDAIRLRFDADGRPYFALRSPLTPDGLEIIVALPVADVVQAQNRLIITMVATILLVTAAASAFSVLLARRIGRPLEALAQAATTLSWRDLEKPVHIQTQVAEIGQVAQALEFARVELKQAVADLQREKAATDRLLASLVEGIMTLDHDGRITFFSPGAARITGQTVEQARYHHCNEVFTLADSPEPFSQFIPAPGERRKVNVRVANGRQITLAITGAQLGPPEEGGVALVFRDVTEEEAINRLLAHFLANVAHEFRTPLSALAASIELLMDQSPDLSAQEFGELLNALHLGILGLQTLVDNLLESASIETGRFRVFTRPCDLRRVALEVGQTMAPLLTKYEQQLQLDIPDSLPIVLADPRRIGQVLVNLIANASKYGPGGGVVRVTAVAHPDHLYFAVADQGPGIPPEARDDLFRWFMRRPLEDDKTRFGIGLGLAVVKAVVQAHQGEVGIADSPGGGARFWFTIPLNKPA; encoded by the coding sequence ATGCGCGATTCAACCCTCACCACCCAGGTCATCTGGCGCGTCGTCGCCCTGGTCATCCTGACGGCCGCCGCCACCGGACTTCCCCTGCTTTGGCTCACCCAACAGCAAAACATGGCCCAGGCGTGGCGGCTGGTCGAACAAGGCCACAATACGGCCCGGGCTACCCTGCGCGCCGAACAGAGTGACCTGGCGCAACTGGCCCTCCTGATCGCGCAGCGCCCCACCTTGCGCGCCTTTGTTGTACAGCCGCTCGATGACCCGGAAGCGTTTGCCGCTTATGGTCGGACTTTGCAAACAGGGGCAGGCCTGGACGCCCTGCTGGTCTGTGACGGCAACGGCCGTTCTCTTGCCCAGACGCCCCTCGATTGGTGCAGCGCCCCTATCCCGAACGGCTATTACGTAGATGTTGCTGGCCTGGTCTGGTTAACGGCCGTTTCTCATATCGAATCTGACGCCGGCCGTCTTGGCCGGGTCGTTGTCGCACTGGCCGTGGACGACGCCTTCAGCCGAAGATTGCAAGGGGACACTGAATTGGAACAGATTGTCCTGTGGCAGGGAACGGCCGTCGCCAGCAGCCTGACGGCCGACCGCACCGACGAAAGCATCACCGCCGGCAATGAGGGTGACGCCATCCGCCTGCGCTTCGACGCCGACGGCCGTCCTTATTTCGCCTTGCGCTCACCCCTCACCCCAGACGGACTCGAAATCATCGTCGCCCTGCCGGTCGCCGACGTCGTCCAGGCGCAAAACCGCCTGATCATCACAATGGTCGCCACCATCCTGCTGGTTACAGCGGCCGCTTCGGCTTTTAGCGTGCTGCTGGCGCGGCGCATTGGCCGGCCGCTGGAGGCGTTGGCCCAGGCCGCCACTACCTTGAGCTGGCGTGACCTGGAGAAACCGGTACACATTCAGACGCAGGTGGCTGAAATCGGCCAGGTGGCCCAGGCGCTCGAATTTGCCCGCGTCGAACTAAAACAGGCGGTGGCAGATTTGCAGCGTGAAAAAGCGGCTACCGACCGGCTGCTGGCTTCCCTTGTCGAAGGCATTATGACCCTGGACCACGATGGCCGGATCACCTTTTTTAGTCCTGGCGCGGCGCGTATTACCGGCCAGACGGTGGAACAGGCGCGTTACCATCACTGCAACGAGGTATTCACGTTGGCCGACAGCCCAGAGCCGTTCAGTCAGTTCATCCCGGCCCCCGGCGAAAGGCGCAAAGTGAACGTCAGGGTGGCCAACGGCCGTCAGATCACTCTGGCTATTACTGGGGCGCAGCTTGGACCGCCAGAAGAAGGCGGCGTCGCTCTGGTCTTCCGCGACGTGACCGAGGAAGAGGCTATTAACCGGCTGCTGGCCCATTTCTTGGCCAACGTGGCCCATGAATTCCGCACGCCGCTCTCCGCTCTGGCCGCCTCTATCGAACTGCTCATGGATCAGTCGCCCGACCTGAGCGCCCAGGAGTTTGGTGAACTGCTGAACGCGCTGCATCTGGGCATCCTCGGCCTGCAAACATTGGTAGACAATTTGCTGGAAAGCGCCAGCATCGAGACCGGCCGTTTCCGCGTCTTTACCCGGCCGTGCGATCTGCGCCGGGTTGCCCTGGAAGTGGGGCAGACGATGGCCCCACTTCTAACCAAATATGAGCAGCAGCTTCAGCTGGACATCCCAGACAGCCTGCCCATTGTCCTGGCTGATCCCCGGCGCATTGGGCAGGTGTTGGTCAATCTCATCGCCAATGCCAGCAAGTATGGGCCGGGTGGCGGCGTGGTGAGGGTAACGGCCGTTGCCCATCCCGACCACCTCTATTTCGCCGTCGCCGACCAGGGTCCGGGCATCCCGCCCGAAGCCCGTGATGACCTCTTCCGCTGGTTTATGCGCCGCCCTCTGGAAGACGATAAAACCCGATTTGGCATTGGCCTGGGACTGGCAGTGGTCAAAGCCGTCGTCCAGGCGCACCAGGGGGAAGTCGGTATAGCCGACTCCCCTGGCGGCGGGGCGCGCTTCTGGTTTACCATCCCGCTCAATAAGCCTGCCTAG
- a CDS encoding substrate-binding domain-containing protein, with product MPFQPKMLRIVLLSLTLLLLVACGGSGPADSDSSAADQPPQQETLAISGAFALFPMVTVWAEEYQKVNPNVRFDIQAGGAGKGMTDVLAGAVDIAMVSRELRPIELEQEAYGVPVTIDAVIGTLNANNPYLEQIQTQGISRETATGIWITGDITTWGQALGIDDDTPINVYTRSDASGAGEMWSLFLGGDAQEDVLGTAVNADPGLAEAVRQDPLGVGYNNIGFAYDQTTELPIAGLEIIPIDLNGDGRLSDDEKFYDTRDQLTAAIAVEIYPFPPARVLYLVTKGEPSPTIVDFYRWILNEGQAFVPDAGYVRLNEARLTEALSLLP from the coding sequence ATGCCTTTTCAACCCAAGATGTTACGCATTGTTTTACTGAGTCTGACCCTGCTTTTATTGGTTGCTTGCGGTGGTAGTGGCCCGGCTGATTCAGACAGCAGCGCTGCCGACCAGCCGCCACAGCAAGAGACATTGGCGATTTCCGGCGCGTTTGCCCTCTTCCCGATGGTCACGGTTTGGGCCGAGGAATATCAGAAGGTCAACCCCAACGTCCGCTTCGACATCCAGGCCGGCGGCGCCGGCAAAGGCATGACCGACGTGCTGGCCGGCGCGGTAGATATTGCGATGGTCTCGCGGGAATTGCGGCCAATTGAATTAGAGCAAGAGGCATATGGCGTACCGGTGACCATTGACGCTGTGATCGGCACATTGAACGCTAACAACCCCTACCTGGAACAGATTCAGACCCAGGGAATTAGCCGGGAAACGGCTACCGGCATCTGGATCACCGGCGATATTACCACCTGGGGGCAGGCTTTGGGTATTGACGACGACACGCCCATCAACGTCTACACTCGTTCCGACGCCAGCGGCGCGGGCGAGATGTGGTCTTTGTTCCTGGGCGGCGACGCGCAGGAGGATGTGCTGGGAACGGCCGTAAACGCCGATCCCGGTCTGGCAGAAGCGGTGCGTCAGGATCCGCTGGGTGTTGGCTACAACAACATCGGCTTCGCCTATGATCAGACAACAGAATTGCCCATTGCCGGACTGGAGATCATCCCCATTGATTTGAATGGTGACGGCCGTTTGTCCGACGACGAGAAATTCTACGACACACGCGACCAACTGACCGCCGCAATTGCTGTCGAAATCTATCCATTTCCCCCGGCCCGTGTTCTCTATCTGGTCACCAAAGGGGAACCGAGTCCGACCATCGTTGATTTTTACCGTTGGATATTAAATGAAGGGCAAGCCTTCGTGCCTGACGCTGGCTACGTTCGCCTGAATGAAGCCCGTCTTACTGAAGCGTTATCGCTGCTGCCCTAG
- a CDS encoding NADP-dependent malic enzyme produces MSAMEVSESEGIAYRRRHAGLIGVRSKVQMRDNIMLSLVYTPGVAEPCLEIERNPRRSFDVTCRGNTIAIVSDGSSAFALGNIGPDAILPVLESKAVIMKTFAGVDALPIALKAQTIEEIVDTILNLAPTFGAISLEDIASPKGLAIANRLERSLSIPVVNNHREGVAIGVLAGLINAAKVVGKNLKEMRIIINGAGSAGLGTAALLRQYGAQEVIVCDRYGAIYHYRPHGMNWAKWEIAHNSNPHDEKGDLNAVLQGADVFIGFAPCDGPLLQQISKMADSPILFTLASPLQFTPREAQQAGAAVVATAHSNYRNQLDITTVLPGIFRGLLDVRAAKFPYSSQIAAAEAIAGIIPEDELHADYIYPKVIDYAVAPAVAQAVAADIIARGLAKRPEVNPADIAERTRRFVYEGHFPIPPKSEKPMSVAEESLELHERYQGLLEIYSKVPVKDEHILKMFYLVPKAMEPAEIIQKDPEQVFALTPRGNLVGVVSDGTAVLGLGSIGARAALPVMEGKAILFHTFAGVEAFPICLNTQDPDQIVDIVKRLEPTFGGINLEDISAPRCFYIEKKLREETDIPIFHDDQHGTAVVVLAGIMNACRLTGKKLSELSFVVNGAGASAIAVTKLLMSMGLQNVILMDSKGAVYKGRKDLNWIKEEMAEVTNLDKVKGDLAKAIQGRDVFIGLSVAGALKPEMVRTMAADPFIFGLANPTPEIMPDLALEAGASIVATGRSDLPNQVNNSLAFPGIFRGALDTRVRNITDEMKVAAAQAIAGLVSDKALRADWIIPKGTDFSVAPAVAEAVARKAIETGMARVQVDPASIAQKVRHFVYEERDA; encoded by the coding sequence ATGTCTGCAATGGAAGTTTCTGAAAGTGAAGGTATCGCTTACCGGCGGCGTCATGCCGGCCTCATTGGGGTTCGCAGCAAAGTACAAATGCGCGACAACATCATGCTCAGTCTCGTCTACACCCCTGGCGTAGCTGAGCCGTGCCTGGAAATCGAACGAAACCCCAGACGTTCCTTTGACGTCACCTGTCGCGGCAACACCATCGCCATCGTCTCCGACGGTTCTTCCGCTTTTGCTCTGGGCAACATCGGCCCCGACGCCATTTTGCCGGTGCTGGAAAGCAAAGCCGTCATTATGAAGACCTTTGCCGGGGTAGATGCCCTGCCAATCGCCCTCAAAGCCCAAACCATCGAAGAGATCGTCGATACCATCCTGAACCTGGCCCCGACCTTTGGGGCCATCAGCCTGGAAGACATCGCCTCGCCCAAGGGACTGGCCATTGCCAACCGCCTGGAACGCTCGCTCTCCATCCCGGTGGTCAACAACCACCGCGAAGGGGTGGCCATTGGCGTGTTGGCCGGGCTAATCAATGCCGCCAAAGTGGTTGGCAAAAATCTCAAGGAGATGCGCATCATCATCAACGGCGCCGGTTCGGCCGGCCTGGGCACGGCCGCGCTGCTGCGGCAGTATGGCGCTCAGGAAGTCATCGTTTGTGATCGCTACGGGGCCATCTACCATTACCGGCCGCACGGCATGAACTGGGCCAAATGGGAAATCGCCCACAACAGCAACCCGCACGACGAAAAAGGAGACCTGAACGCAGTTTTGCAGGGGGCCGACGTTTTTATCGGCTTTGCGCCTTGTGATGGTCCCTTACTGCAACAAATAAGCAAAATGGCCGATTCGCCCATTTTGTTTACCCTGGCTTCGCCGTTGCAATTCACGCCGCGCGAGGCGCAGCAGGCCGGGGCAGCAGTGGTGGCCACGGCCCATTCCAATTATCGCAACCAATTGGATATTACGACGGTGCTGCCGGGCATCTTCCGTGGGTTGTTGGATGTGCGCGCCGCCAAATTCCCCTATTCCAGTCAGATTGCCGCCGCCGAAGCGATTGCCGGCATCATCCCCGAAGATGAATTACACGCCGACTACATTTACCCGAAGGTGATTGATTATGCCGTGGCTCCGGCCGTCGCCCAGGCCGTCGCCGCCGACATTATTGCCCGCGGTCTGGCCAAACGACCAGAGGTGAACCCGGCCGACATCGCCGAACGCACGCGCCGCTTTGTCTATGAAGGCCATTTCCCCATCCCGCCCAAATCGGAAAAACCGATGAGCGTGGCTGAGGAGTCGCTGGAACTGCATGAACGTTACCAGGGCTTGTTGGAAATTTACAGCAAAGTCCCGGTGAAAGATGAACACATTTTGAAGATGTTCTATCTGGTTCCCAAGGCGATGGAACCGGCCGAAATTATCCAGAAAGACCCAGAGCAGGTTTTTGCATTGACGCCGCGTGGCAATCTGGTGGGGGTGGTCAGCGACGGCACGGCCGTTCTCGGTTTAGGCAGCATCGGTGCGCGGGCCGCTTTGCCGGTGATGGAAGGCAAGGCGATCTTGTTCCACACCTTTGCCGGCGTGGAAGCCTTTCCCATTTGCCTCAACACCCAAGACCCGGACCAGATTGTGGATATCGTCAAACGGTTGGAGCCAACTTTTGGCGGCATCAATCTGGAAGACATCAGCGCGCCGCGCTGCTTCTACATCGAGAAAAAGCTGCGCGAGGAGACGGACATCCCGATTTTCCACGACGATCAGCATGGCACGGCCGTTGTCGTTCTGGCCGGTATCATGAACGCCTGCCGCCTCACCGGCAAAAAACTGAGCGAACTGTCGTTTGTCGTCAACGGCGCTGGGGCATCGGCCATCGCCGTCACCAAGCTGCTCATGTCTATGGGGCTGCAAAACGTCATCCTAATGGACAGCAAGGGCGCTGTTTACAAAGGGCGCAAAGACCTGAACTGGATCAAAGAAGAGATGGCCGAAGTGACCAACCTGGACAAGGTAAAAGGGGACCTGGCAAAAGCCATTCAGGGGCGCGATGTGTTCATTGGCCTCTCGGTGGCCGGCGCGTTAAAGCCAGAAATGGTCAGGACGATGGCCGCCGACCCCTTCATTTTTGGGCTTGCCAATCCCACGCCAGAGATCATGCCTGATCTGGCGCTGGAAGCGGGGGCCAGCATTGTGGCAACCGGCCGCAGCGACCTGCCCAATCAGGTGAACAATTCCCTGGCCTTCCCCGGCATCTTCCGCGGCGCGCTGGATACCCGTGTGCGCAACATCACCGACGAAATGAAGGTGGCAGCCGCGCAAGCCATCGCCGGACTGGTGAGTGATAAGGCTCTGCGCGCTGATTGGATCATCCCCAAAGGCACAGATTTCTCCGTGGCTCCGGCTGTCGCCGAAGCGGTGGCCCGCAAAGCCATCGAAACTGGCATGGCGCGGGTGCAGGTAGACCCGGCGTCCATCGCCCAGAAAGTGCGCCACTTCGTCTACGAAGAGCGCGACGCCTGA
- a CDS encoding response regulator transcription factor, translated as MKALVVDDDRVLADLVAFALRREGFQVIQAHDGQAALRRWEQEHPDLLILDVNLPKLDGFAVCRTIRAQANTPILLLTVREEEDDIVRGLSLGADDYILKPFSPRQLVARVQAVLRRAGMQSASAIRQVGDLSLDTARREARLADGEAIPLTPLENRLLDYLMLNANHILTAEDIIIHVWGAEGGDRDALRQLVRRLRAKVEPDPAKPVYIETIAGLGYGVVNQ; from the coding sequence ATGAAAGCGCTTGTTGTTGACGACGATCGTGTTCTGGCCGATTTGGTGGCCTTCGCCTTGCGGCGCGAAGGCTTTCAAGTGATTCAGGCTCATGATGGCCAGGCCGCTTTACGCCGTTGGGAGCAGGAACATCCAGACCTGCTCATTCTCGACGTAAACCTGCCTAAATTGGATGGCTTTGCCGTCTGCCGCACCATTCGCGCCCAGGCCAACACCCCCATCTTGCTGCTCACCGTGCGCGAAGAAGAGGATGATATTGTGCGCGGCCTCAGCCTGGGGGCGGACGATTACATCCTGAAGCCGTTTAGCCCACGCCAATTGGTGGCCCGCGTGCAGGCCGTCTTGCGCCGCGCCGGGATGCAGTCCGCCTCGGCCATTCGGCAGGTGGGCGATTTGTCGCTGGATACTGCCCGGCGCGAGGCACGGCTGGCCGATGGGGAGGCCATCCCCCTCACCCCATTGGAGAATCGCCTGCTCGATTACCTGATGCTCAACGCCAACCATATCCTGACGGCCGAAGACATCATCATCCACGTCTGGGGCGCCGAAGGCGGTGACCGGGACGCCCTGCGTCAACTGGTGCGCCGCCTGCGCGCCAAAGTCGAGCCAGACCCGGCCAAACCGGTTTACATTGAGACCATCGCCGGGTTAGGTTACGGCGTGGTCAATCAATAA
- a CDS encoding metallopeptidase family protein, which yields MILTRVEFEELVDDALEDLPPFFQNRMDNVAVLTAVWPTRAELADAGVDPGDTLLGLYHGIPLTERTQGYNMVAPDTITLYQGPIEQQAGPDREAIREWVRHVFLHELAHHFGISDDRLRELGAY from the coding sequence ATGATTCTAACACGTGTTGAATTTGAGGAATTGGTAGACGACGCGCTGGAGGACCTGCCCCCGTTTTTCCAGAACAGGATGGACAACGTGGCGGTATTAACGGCCGTCTGGCCCACCCGCGCTGAATTGGCTGACGCCGGGGTAGACCCGGGCGATACGCTGTTGGGTTTGTACCACGGCATTCCCCTGACCGAACGGACTCAGGGCTACAATATGGTCGCCCCGGATACCATCACCCTCTACCAGGGACCCATCGAGCAGCAGGCCGGGCCAGACCGCGAGGCCATCCGCGAGTGGGTGCGTCATGTTTTTTTACATGAATTGGCACACCATTTTGGCATCAGCGATGATCGCCTGCGCGAATTGGGCGCGTATTGA
- the pstC gene encoding phosphate ABC transporter permease subunit PstC codes for MEVITKETIRSDKIIKVNPFKLNPWRRLKDLLSGGLMSIVITAILALILIMGMLLLVRSWPIMSTYPLRELLTSTTWRPTRGEFGFAPFIVGSLTVTLIAGFIAVIPALLSGIYLAEYTSRRSRSRLKPLLDLLVGIPSVVYGLWGILFIVPLIRDHAGPWSDRVLGGTFPFFARTNPSGYGLLAGGFVLGVMIFPIIVAVTDEVLRNVPREMRESLQALGATRWEATKVVVFKASLPGVLAAVVLGFSRAFGETLAVMMVVGNNPNIPASLFDTAYPLPALIANNYSEMMSIPMYDSALMGAALLLLVVILFFNVVARLTIMRVSR; via the coding sequence ATGGAAGTAATTACGAAAGAAACTATCAGAAGCGATAAAATCATCAAGGTGAATCCATTTAAGCTAAATCCCTGGCGACGATTGAAGGATCTGCTCAGCGGCGGCTTGATGAGCATTGTTATCACTGCGATTCTGGCGCTTATCCTGATCATGGGTATGCTGCTGCTGGTCCGTTCCTGGCCGATCATGTCCACCTACCCCTTGCGTGAACTGTTGACCTCCACAACCTGGCGGCCGACACGCGGTGAGTTTGGTTTCGCCCCGTTTATCGTCGGCAGCTTAACCGTCACCCTGATTGCCGGGTTTATTGCCGTGATTCCGGCCCTGTTAAGCGGTATCTACCTGGCAGAATACACCTCCAGACGATCGCGCAGCCGGCTCAAGCCACTGCTAGACCTCCTTGTAGGTATTCCTTCGGTGGTGTATGGTTTGTGGGGCATTCTGTTTATTGTGCCGCTAATTCGCGATCATGCTGGTCCCTGGTCTGACCGGGTTTTGGGCGGCACGTTCCCTTTTTTTGCCCGCACCAATCCCAGCGGCTACGGGTTGTTGGCCGGCGGTTTTGTGTTGGGGGTGATGATTTTCCCCATCATCGTGGCGGTGACGGATGAGGTGCTGCGCAACGTACCCCGCGAAATGCGCGAATCGCTGCAAGCATTGGGGGCCACCCGTTGGGAAGCGACCAAAGTGGTGGTTTTTAAGGCCAGTCTGCCGGGGGTGTTGGCGGCCGTTGTCCTCGGTTTTTCCCGCGCGTTCGGCGAGACGCTGGCGGTGATGATGGTGGTGGGCAACAACCCTAACATCCCTGCTTCACTGTTCGACACGGCTTACCCGCTGCCCGCCCTCATCGCCAACAATTACAGTGAGATGATGTCTATCCCCATGTATGACTCTGCTTTGATGGGGGCGGCTTTGCTGCTGCTGGTGGTTATTTTATTCTTTAACGTGGTCGCCCGGCTGACCATCATGCGGGTATCCCGGTAA